A region from the Brassica napus cultivar Da-Ae chromosome C8, Da-Ae, whole genome shotgun sequence genome encodes:
- the LOC106411896 gene encoding gamma-interferon-responsive lysosomal thiol protein-like isoform X2 has translation MRATQFKHFFGINVILRMLFTMTSSSSHRLVFFCLACLLFTFSYNFVAGESDKVKLNLYYESLCPYCQSFIADGLVKIFDSDLHTITDLKLVPFGNAHVSDKLTVTCQHGEEECKLNAIEACAIRTWPDPNVHYWFIRCIENDTTNWESSCFTKYGGKKAIKDCYTSDLSKTLILGYANQTLSLKPKHIYVPWVTVNGKPQYEVCKAYKGKASLQKICHSSALSKSPQSKVVKLQVSYADEVFNHQAKNLN, from the exons ATGAGAGCCACTCAGttcaaacatttttttggtataaacGTTATACTAAGAATGCTTTTTACAATGACTTCTTCTTCGTCACACAGGCTTGTGTTCTTCTGCTTAGCTTGCCTTCTGTTCACCTTCTCTTACAACTTTGTGGCTGGTGAATCCGACAAAGTGAAGCTCAATCTTTACTACGAATCACTTTGTCCCTATTGTCAGAGTTTCATAGCCGATGGTCTAGTCAAAATATTTGACTCTGATCTCCACACAATCACTGATCTAAAGCTCGTTCCATTCGGGAACGCTCATGTCTCCGATAAGCTGACTGTCACTTGTCAG CATGGTGAAGAGGAATGCAAACTAAACGCCATCGAAGCTTGCGCCATAAGAACTTGGCCCGATCCG AATGTACATTACTGGTTCATAAGGTGCATCGAAAACGACACAACAAACTGGGAATCATCATGTTTTACGAAATATGGAGGTAAGAAGGCCATCAAAGATTGTTATACCAGTGATCTCTCTAAAACT CTCATACTTGGTTATGCAAACCAGACTTTAAGTTTGAAGCCGAAACATATTTACGTACCATGGGTCACAGTTAACGGCAAACCACAATACGAG GTGTGCAAAGCGTACAAAGGAAAGGCTTCGCTTCAAAAAATCTGCCATTCCTCTGCTCTGTCTAAGTCACCTCAGAGCAAAGTGGTGAAGCTTCAAGTCTCCTATGCCGATGAAGTTTTCAATCACCAAGCAAAAAACTTAAACTAA
- the LOC106411896 gene encoding gamma-interferon-responsive lysosomal thiol protein-like isoform X1, giving the protein MRATQFKHFFGINVILRMLFTMTSSSSHRLVFFCLACLLFTFSYNFVAGESDKVKLNLYYESLCPYCQSFIADGLVKIFDSDLHTITDLKLVPFGNAHVSDKLTVTCQHGEEECKLNAIEACAIRTWPDPNVHYWFIRCIENDTTNWESSCFTKYGGKKAIKDCYTSDLSKTLILGYANQTLSLKPKHIYVPWVTVNGKPQYEHLDDFVAQVCKAYKGKASLQKICHSSALSKSPQSKVVKLQVSYADEVFNHQAKNLN; this is encoded by the exons ATGAGAGCCACTCAGttcaaacatttttttggtataaacGTTATACTAAGAATGCTTTTTACAATGACTTCTTCTTCGTCACACAGGCTTGTGTTCTTCTGCTTAGCTTGCCTTCTGTTCACCTTCTCTTACAACTTTGTGGCTGGTGAATCCGACAAAGTGAAGCTCAATCTTTACTACGAATCACTTTGTCCCTATTGTCAGAGTTTCATAGCCGATGGTCTAGTCAAAATATTTGACTCTGATCTCCACACAATCACTGATCTAAAGCTCGTTCCATTCGGGAACGCTCATGTCTCCGATAAGCTGACTGTCACTTGTCAG CATGGTGAAGAGGAATGCAAACTAAACGCCATCGAAGCTTGCGCCATAAGAACTTGGCCCGATCCG AATGTACATTACTGGTTCATAAGGTGCATCGAAAACGACACAACAAACTGGGAATCATCATGTTTTACGAAATATGGAGGTAAGAAGGCCATCAAAGATTGTTATACCAGTGATCTCTCTAAAACT CTCATACTTGGTTATGCAAACCAGACTTTAAGTTTGAAGCCGAAACATATTTACGTACCATGGGTCACAGTTAACGGCAAACCACAATACGAG CATCTTGATGATTTTGTTGCCCAGGTGTGCAAAGCGTACAAAGGAAAGGCTTCGCTTCAAAAAATCTGCCATTCCTCTGCTCTGTCTAAGTCACCTCAGAGCAAAGTGGTGAAGCTTCAAGTCTCCTATGCCGATGAAGTTTTCAATCACCAAGCAAAAAACTTAAACTAA